One window from the genome of Enterococcus haemoperoxidus ATCC BAA-382 encodes:
- the glyA gene encoding serine hydroxymethyltransferase, whose protein sequence is MEYKTFDPDLWDAIAKENDRQENNLELIASENVVSKGVMAAQGSILTNKYAEGYPGKRYYGGCEFIDIVENLAIDRAKELFGAKFANVQPHSGSQANTAAYLSLIEPGDTVLGMDLSAGGHLTHGSPVNFSGKTYNFVSYGVDPTTEVIDYNVVRILAREHQPKLIVAGASAYSRTIDFEKFREIADEIGAKLMVDMAHIAGLVAAGLHPNPVPYADITTSTTHKTLRGPRGGLILTNDEELAKKINSNIFPGIQGGPLEHVIAGKAVAFKEALDISFKEYSEQVIENAKAMTKVFNQTPEARLVSGSTDNHLLLIDVSGFGLNGKEAEAILDSVNITANKNSIPFEQLSPFKTSGIRIGTPAITTRGFKEDDCVEVAKLIVKVLNDHENEATLSEVRASVSELTKKYPLYK, encoded by the coding sequence ATGGAGTATAAAACATTTGATCCTGATTTATGGGATGCAATTGCCAAAGAGAATGACCGTCAAGAAAACAACTTGGAGTTGATTGCATCAGAGAACGTTGTTTCTAAAGGTGTGATGGCTGCACAAGGAAGTATTCTTACAAATAAGTATGCAGAAGGTTATCCAGGGAAACGTTATTATGGTGGTTGTGAGTTTATCGATATCGTTGAAAATTTGGCGATCGATCGTGCGAAAGAATTATTTGGGGCTAAGTTTGCAAATGTTCAGCCGCACTCAGGTTCCCAAGCGAATACAGCAGCTTATCTTTCATTGATCGAACCAGGAGATACTGTTTTAGGGATGGATTTGTCTGCGGGAGGACATTTAACTCATGGTTCACCAGTCAATTTTAGTGGGAAAACCTATAATTTTGTAAGTTATGGTGTGGATCCCACAACTGAAGTGATCGATTATAATGTTGTACGTATTTTGGCTCGTGAACACCAGCCAAAATTAATCGTAGCAGGAGCTAGTGCGTATTCTCGGACAATCGATTTCGAAAAATTCCGTGAAATCGCTGATGAAATTGGCGCAAAATTAATGGTAGATATGGCACACATTGCGGGTCTTGTAGCCGCAGGTTTGCATCCAAATCCAGTACCTTATGCGGATATCACAACATCAACAACACACAAAACATTACGTGGGCCTCGTGGTGGGCTTATTTTAACGAATGATGAAGAGTTAGCGAAAAAAATCAATAGCAATATTTTCCCTGGTATTCAGGGCGGACCATTAGAACACGTGATTGCTGGTAAAGCAGTTGCCTTTAAAGAAGCGTTAGACATTAGCTTTAAAGAATATAGTGAACAAGTTATCGAAAATGCTAAAGCAATGACAAAAGTATTTAATCAGACACCAGAGGCTCGCTTAGTAAGTGGATCGACTGATAATCATTTATTGTTAATAGATGTTAGTGGTTTTGGTTTAAACGGAAAAGAAGCAGAAGCAATTTTAGATAGCGTAAATATCACGGCTAATAAAAATTCGATTCCGTTTGAACAGCTTAGTCCATTTAAAACAAGTGGTATTCGTATTGGAACACCTGCAATCACGACACGAGGATTTAAAGAAGATGATTGTGTAGAAGTTGCAAAATTAATCGTGAAAGTCCTAAATGATCATGAAAATGAAGCGACTCTTTCTGAAGTTCGTGCTTCTGTTAGTGAACTTACAAAAAAATATCCACTTTATAAGTAA
- a CDS encoding L-threonylcarbamoyladenylate synthase, with protein sequence METKQFTADNIDQAAELIRKGELIAFPTETVYGLGANALDERAVKQVYAVKGRPSDNPLIVHVSDFEMVKNYVTDFPEQTKKLVDAFWPGPLTLIFNVKTDAFSTTVTGGLKTVAFRMPNNEKTLELIKTAKLPLVGPSANTSGKPSPTTAKHVYHDLHGKIAGILDDGPTQIGVESTVLDLTAADGVPVILRPGAVTQERLEQVVGKVIVDQHLISEKEAPKAPGMKYKHYSPDVPVWIVEGDQQTFKKAIEWAESKNQRIGLFADNQVTEMFSDEVAAIFSFGEGSVEQGTKLLFAGLRSLDEQNIDVIFAQAFPESDLGIAYMNRLKKAANQKILKIDSIFE encoded by the coding sequence TTGGAAACAAAACAATTTACAGCGGATAACATCGATCAAGCTGCAGAACTTATCCGTAAAGGAGAACTAATCGCTTTTCCAACTGAAACTGTTTATGGACTTGGCGCAAACGCATTGGATGAACGTGCAGTAAAGCAAGTTTATGCAGTTAAAGGACGCCCTAGCGATAATCCTTTGATTGTTCATGTAAGTGATTTTGAGATGGTTAAAAATTATGTGACGGACTTTCCTGAACAGACTAAAAAATTAGTGGATGCTTTTTGGCCGGGTCCTTTGACGTTGATTTTTAATGTGAAAACAGATGCTTTTTCTACTACCGTAACTGGTGGTTTGAAAACGGTCGCTTTTCGGATGCCTAATAATGAAAAAACACTGGAACTAATCAAAACAGCCAAGCTACCTCTAGTAGGACCTAGCGCTAATACTTCCGGAAAACCAAGTCCGACAACAGCAAAGCATGTGTATCATGACCTTCATGGGAAAATCGCTGGTATTCTAGATGATGGCCCAACTCAAATCGGTGTAGAATCAACGGTCTTAGATTTAACTGCTGCAGACGGAGTTCCGGTCATTTTAAGACCTGGTGCCGTTACACAAGAACGTTTGGAGCAAGTAGTGGGTAAGGTGATTGTTGATCAGCACTTAATCAGCGAAAAAGAAGCCCCTAAAGCACCTGGGATGAAGTATAAACATTATTCACCAGATGTCCCTGTTTGGATCGTAGAGGGTGATCAACAGACGTTTAAAAAAGCAATTGAATGGGCTGAAAGTAAAAATCAGCGGATTGGTTTGTTTGCGGACAATCAAGTTACAGAAATGTTTTCTGATGAAGTAGCAGCCATTTTTTCTTTTGGTGAAGGATCAGTGGAACAAGGAACTAAATTATTATTTGCAGGTCTGAGAAGTTTAGATGAACAAAATATCGATGTGATTTTTGCACAAGCTTTTCCAGAATCAGATCTAGGGATCGCTTACATGAACCGACTGAAAAAAGCAGCAAATCAAAAAATTCTAAAAATTGATTCGATTTTTGAGTAG
- a CDS encoding glycine cleavage system protein H, with protein sequence MAEEVKIIDSLWILKTDAGYKIGLTNEAQEDLGNITFATMPKVGQKLQKGDSLIELEAEKAVSEFSTPISGTIVAINEAAEQDTSVLDDADQKNAWIAILTDVDEAELNQA encoded by the coding sequence ATGGCTGAAGAAGTGAAAATAATTGATAGTCTGTGGATTTTGAAAACAGATGCAGGTTATAAAATTGGTTTGACAAATGAAGCACAAGAAGATTTAGGAAACATCACTTTTGCAACGATGCCTAAGGTTGGTCAAAAACTGCAAAAAGGGGATTCACTAATCGAATTGGAAGCTGAAAAAGCTGTAAGTGAATTTAGTACACCAATCAGCGGAACGATTGTAGCAATTAATGAAGCAGCGGAACAAGATACTAGTGTTTTAGATGATGCAGATCAAAAAAATGCCTGGATCGCTATTTTAACGGATGTTGATGAAGCAGAATTGAATCAAGCGTAA
- a CDS encoding MucBP domain-containing protein has translation MEKLLHYTGFLLLGFILVYAPAVFAQGNVSSSGMKTSDDGTDYVLVGKAFHDIFSEPTKIDLNQNEIVYFQQELTVNNGTMTKYLAKFINQDSLGNSWFQFSSYPTVTKGNAKITYTTDGINFSETLPKLNDLVGYKMEITQNIVHPSDGNNREADLLISFTMAPKKDYIIENNALDKDIVPFSGGYDSGGYGTYYDWGFRRGVHFTNIPVPGADVEVTYKDNDGIEIHDPQWIKGNVGDTYDTTTEQFKLEIPGYTLNQERFPINAIGNFTAKKQVVNYVYNKNPVKATSVTVKYQDVDGNKLADDVVKTGMIGEQYTTEQKEIPGYAFNDILGSAAGVFTDETQTVIYIYTQIPTKTAKVTVNYQDGAGNKLTDDVVKTGLVGEQYTTEQKGIPGYIFKEVHGNIKGRFTDNAQIVTYVYEKNKIQQPKDNSNNNNQALTKILPSAGENNSYSKVLGVLGSVIIICAFTRWFMIKQKKDQE, from the coding sequence ATGGAAAAACTTTTGCACTATACGGGATTTTTATTGTTAGGATTTATACTAGTCTATGCTCCAGCAGTATTTGCGCAAGGCAATGTTTCTAGTTCAGGAATGAAAACTTCTGATGACGGGACAGACTATGTTCTTGTAGGGAAAGCCTTCCATGATATTTTCTCTGAGCCAACAAAAATAGATTTAAACCAAAATGAGATTGTCTATTTTCAACAAGAGTTGACGGTAAATAATGGTACTATGACAAAGTATTTGGCAAAGTTTATTAATCAAGACAGTCTAGGTAATTCTTGGTTTCAGTTCTCATCATATCCTACAGTTACTAAAGGAAATGCAAAGATAACTTATACGACAGACGGAATAAATTTTAGTGAAACACTTCCAAAGTTAAATGATCTAGTTGGTTATAAGATGGAAATTACTCAAAATATTGTACATCCTTCAGATGGAAATAATAGAGAAGCTGATTTGCTCATTTCATTCACAATGGCTCCCAAAAAAGACTATATTATCGAAAACAATGCGTTAGATAAGGATATCGTTCCTTTTAGTGGAGGTTATGATTCGGGTGGATATGGTACTTATTATGATTGGGGATTTAGAAGAGGTGTACACTTTACCAATATTCCAGTACCTGGGGCAGATGTTGAAGTTACTTATAAAGATAATGATGGTATAGAAATTCATGATCCCCAATGGATTAAAGGAAATGTAGGGGACACTTACGATACGACTACAGAACAATTCAAATTGGAAATTCCTGGATATACATTAAATCAAGAGAGGTTTCCGATAAATGCTATAGGTAATTTTACTGCTAAAAAGCAAGTAGTAAATTATGTATATAATAAAAATCCAGTAAAAGCAACCAGTGTAACAGTAAAGTATCAAGATGTTGATGGAAATAAGCTAGCCGACGATGTAGTGAAAACAGGAATGATTGGAGAACAGTATACTACAGAACAAAAAGAAATTCCTGGGTATGCTTTTAATGACATTCTAGGAAGTGCTGCTGGGGTGTTTACAGATGAAACTCAAACCGTAATCTATATTTATACACAAATTCCAACTAAGACAGCAAAAGTAACTGTAAACTATCAAGATGGTGCTGGGAATAAATTAACAGATGATGTGGTAAAAACTGGATTAGTTGGAGAGCAATATACCACAGAACAAAAAGGGATTCCTGGGTATATATTTAAAGAAGTTCATGGAAATATCAAGGGGAGATTTACCGATAACGCTCAAATTGTTACGTATGTATATGAAAAAAATAAGATACAACAGCCTAAAGATAACTCAAATAATAATAATCAAGCATTAACAAAAATACTTCCAAGTGCTGGTGAAAATAATAGCTATTCAAAAGTGTTGGGAGTATTGGGAAGTGTAATAATTATTTGTGCTTTTACTCGTTGGTTTATGATCAAGCAAAAGAAAGACCAAGAATAA
- a CDS encoding arsenate reductase family protein produces MYTFFWYPKCSTCKKAKAWLDEHQVKYKTIDMIENPPTAKQLASWMEQSDLPVRRFFNTSGIRYREQGLKDKVNDFSIKEASELLATDGMLIKRPIFVKGDQFLANGFKESDYEGAIK; encoded by the coding sequence ATGTACACATTTTTCTGGTATCCAAAATGTTCAACTTGTAAGAAAGCAAAAGCTTGGTTAGATGAGCATCAGGTAAAATACAAAACGATTGATATGATCGAAAATCCTCCAACTGCAAAACAATTAGCAAGCTGGATGGAGCAAAGTGATTTGCCAGTCCGCCGTTTCTTTAATACAAGCGGTATTCGTTATAGAGAACAAGGGTTGAAAGATAAAGTCAATGATTTTTCAATCAAAGAAGCAAGTGAATTATTAGCGACTGACGGTATGTTGATCAAACGTCCGATTTTTGTTAAAGGCGATCAATTTTTAGCAAACGGATTTAAAGAATCTGATTATGAAGGAGCTATTAAATAA
- a CDS encoding FtsW/RodA/SpoVE family cell cycle protein, with translation MNKNKLMRNLDNRIDYGVILPVFLLSIIGILSLYVALSNDPNRPEIGNMLMKQGLWYLVGGVSIVIVMNFSSKLLWRLTPVFYVIGLIMMGLLLKFYDPYLEAQTGSKNWISIGGTTFQPSELMKVAFILMLAYVVTMHNVKNVNRTLKSDFWLIGKMLLVTMPVIILILLQDDFGTMLVFLAIFGGVFLMSGISWKIILPAFLAALLIGAGTIYLVTTTTGREFLYSVGFKPYQFDRIDLWMNPFHHDPDRSFQPALAITAIGSGGLLGKGFNVSDVYVPVRESDMIFTVVGENFGFIGGCFIILLYFILIYRMIRVCFETNNEFYAYIATGIIMMILFHVFENIGANIGLLPLTGIPLPFISQGGSSILGNMLGVGLIMSMKYQKEATIEDY, from the coding sequence ATGAATAAAAATAAACTAATGCGTAACTTAGATAATAGAATTGATTATGGTGTGATTTTACCGGTATTCCTTCTTTCAATCATCGGAATACTGTCGCTTTATGTAGCGTTAAGCAATGATCCAAATCGACCAGAGATCGGCAATATGTTGATGAAACAAGGATTGTGGTATTTAGTCGGTGGCGTCAGTATTGTGATTGTGATGAATTTCAGCTCCAAGCTTCTTTGGCGACTGACACCTGTGTTTTATGTGATTGGATTGATTATGATGGGGCTGCTTTTAAAGTTCTATGATCCTTATCTAGAAGCGCAAACAGGTTCTAAAAACTGGATCAGTATAGGTGGGACAACTTTTCAACCTTCAGAACTGATGAAAGTAGCCTTTATTTTAATGCTAGCATATGTTGTGACGATGCATAATGTGAAGAATGTCAATCGAACGCTAAAATCTGATTTTTGGCTAATTGGAAAAATGCTATTGGTGACAATGCCTGTCATCATTTTGATTTTACTACAAGATGACTTTGGGACGATGCTAGTTTTCTTAGCAATTTTTGGCGGAGTTTTCCTGATGTCAGGGATCTCTTGGAAAATTATTTTACCAGCGTTTTTGGCAGCATTACTAATAGGTGCAGGCACGATTTACTTAGTGACCACGACCACTGGACGTGAATTTCTTTATTCAGTAGGGTTTAAACCGTATCAGTTTGATCGAATTGATTTATGGATGAATCCATTCCATCATGATCCCGATCGTTCTTTCCAACCAGCTTTAGCGATCACAGCGATTGGTTCTGGCGGATTGCTTGGAAAAGGGTTTAATGTTAGTGATGTATATGTACCTGTTAGAGAATCAGATATGATTTTCACCGTTGTGGGTGAAAACTTTGGTTTTATTGGCGGATGCTTTATTATTTTGCTATACTTTATCTTGATTTACCGCATGATTCGTGTTTGTTTTGAGACAAATAATGAATTTTATGCCTACATTGCGACTGGAATCATCATGATGATTTTATTCCACGTGTTTGAAAATATCGGGGCGAATATTGGACTTCTACCACTAACAGGGATTCCATTACCCTTTATCAGTCAAGGTGGTTCCTCTATCTTAGGCAATATGCTAGGAGTAGGATTGATTATGTCAATGAAATATCAAAAAGAAGCAACGATTGAAGACTATTAA
- the upp gene encoding uracil phosphoribosyltransferase: MGKFQVIDHPLIQHKLTIIRDKDCGTKVFREVVNEIAMLMAYEVSRDMPLEDIVIETPICESTQKTLSGKKVAIVPILRAGIGMVDGILELIPAAKVGHIGLYRDHDTLEPVEYFVKMPEDIDARQLFVVDPMLATGGSAIMAIDALKARGGSNIKFVCLVAAPEGVKALQEAHPDIDIYTAALDEYLDKDGYIVPGLGDAGDRLFGTK, from the coding sequence ATGGGAAAATTCCAAGTTATTGATCATCCACTGATCCAACACAAATTAACAATCATTAGAGATAAGGATTGTGGAACAAAGGTTTTTCGTGAAGTCGTAAATGAGATCGCAATGCTTATGGCATACGAAGTTTCAAGAGATATGCCACTAGAAGATATTGTTATCGAGACACCGATTTGTGAATCTACACAAAAAACATTATCTGGTAAAAAGGTAGCAATCGTACCTATTTTACGTGCAGGTATTGGAATGGTAGATGGTATTTTGGAATTGATTCCAGCAGCAAAAGTTGGACATATCGGGTTATACCGTGATCATGATACATTAGAGCCAGTTGAATACTTTGTGAAGATGCCTGAAGATATTGATGCTCGTCAATTATTCGTAGTTGATCCAATGTTAGCAACAGGTGGATCAGCAATTATGGCGATCGACGCGTTGAAAGCACGTGGCGGCAGCAATATCAAATTTGTTTGTCTAGTAGCAGCGCCAGAAGGTGTGAAGGCCTTACAAGAAGCACATCCAGATATCGATATCTATACTGCAGCATTAGATGAGTATTTAGATAAAGATGGCTACATCGTTCCAGGCCTTGGCGATGCTGGTGACCGTTTATTCGGTACTAAGTAA